The genomic interval CCAGTCCTTTAACTTTATCAACCGTATCTCCTTTTGCAGTTATCATGATGATTGGGGTGTTCTTCTCATTGCGAATTTTTTTACACACTTCTAATCCACTTAACTTCGGTAGCATTAGATCTAGTAATATACAGGAATATGAGCCATTAAGCGCTTCATTTAATCCACTTTCACCGTCATATACTACCGTGACATCATACTGCTCATAAACAAGTTCTAATTCTATAAATCGAGCGAGATTCACTTCATCCTCTACAACTAGAATTCGTTTCATATAGACACTTCCTATTTATTATATTTCTGTTGAATCTCAAGAATTTTTTTCTTCACATCCGGCCATTCATCATCAATTACAGAATATATAATTAAATTACGGCGCACGCCATGTAAATTACGTTCCTTTCGTATTACGCCTTCTTTCTGAAAACCCAGACGTTCTATTGCACGGTTTGAGCGCTCATTTCTTTCATCAGCCTTTATTTGAACTCTAACCATATTTAAAGTTTCAAAACAGAATTCAAGAAGTAAATATTTACTATCTGTGTTTACAAATGTTTTCTGTGCTTTAACACCAAACCATGTCG from Macrococcus armenti carries:
- a CDS encoding GNAT family N-acetyltransferase yields the protein MSLHTFESLVLENDRIKLIPMQIEHAKDLHEINHESIWSYMLFQATNMDLMEQWVIDAIHLRETLKTIPFIVVLKETNEVVGSTRIKDIDYDNNACEIGTTWFGVKAQKTFVNTDSKYLLLEFCFETLNMVRVQIKADERNERSNRAIERLGFQKEGVIRKERNLHGVRRNLIIYSVIDDEWPDVKKKILEIQQKYNK